In Vitis riparia cultivar Riparia Gloire de Montpellier isolate 1030 chromosome 19, EGFV_Vit.rip_1.0, whole genome shotgun sequence, the following proteins share a genomic window:
- the LOC117908829 gene encoding serine/threonine-protein kinase D6PK-like, protein MASKSGARTSPDRQKRTFGSQTLEGNSRRPSPLQITKTSKSEPVTPKKTPRSVQPVALKQVDVEASDDKNSLSSHQKGSANSLTDKLGSSLSLGDSQQTPTIVTPIVSEVTGSLDGGADQEKKTSKHGHSTVAAKVSDGTGSLAKTSGSAKISDRVEFVESGKSSMCRGSTSSDVSDESTCSSLSSSISKPHKANDSRWEAIQVVRAKDGALGLNHFRLLKRLGCGDIGSVYLSELKGTKCYFAMKVMDKGSLASRKKLLRAQTEREILQSLDHPFLPTLYTHFETEKFSCLVMEFCPGGDLHTLRQRQPGKHFSEQAVKFYVAEVLLALEYLHMLGIVYRDLKPENVLVREDGHIMLSDFDLSLRCAVSPTLVKSSSFDTEPLRRNPVYCVQPTCIEPSCIQPSCVAPTTCFSPRLFSSKSKKDRKPKNEIGNQVSPLPELIAEPTGARSMSFVGTHEYLAPEIIKGEGHGSAVDWWTFGIFLYELLFGKTPFKGSGNRATLFNVVGQPLRFPESPVVSFSARDLIRGLLVKEPQHRLAYKRGATEIKQHPFFEGVNWALIRCASPPEIPKPVEIERVPAPAASSSEKAAAAMVGPDQKSCDNYLEFDFF, encoded by the exons ATGGCCTCAAAATCTGGTGCCAGAACATCCCCAGATAGGCAAAAGAGAACTTTTGGTAGTCAAACATTGGAAGGAAATTCGCGCAGGCCATCACCTTTGCAGATTACAAAAACGAGCAAATCTGAGCCGGTCACCCCCAAAAAAACACCTAGAAGTGTGCAGCCAGTCGCATTAAAGCAGGTTGATGTAGAAGCCTCAGATGACAAAAATTCATTGAGTTCTCATCAAAAGGGGTCTGCCAATTCTTTAACTGACAAGTTAGGTTCAAGTTTATCTTTAGGTGATTCACAACAAACGCCAACAATTGTAACACCTATTGTAAGCGAAGTCACAGGCTCACTAGATGGTGGTGCTGATCAAGAGAAGAAAACGTCTAAGCACGGGCATAGCACAGTTGCTGCTAAAGTTAGTGATGGGACCGGCAGCCTTGCCAAGACCAGTGGAAGTGCCAAAATTAGTGATCGTGTTGAATTTGTTGAGAGTGGCAAGAGCAGTATGTGCAGAGGTAGCACAAGCAGTGACGTGAGCGATGAAAGTACTTGTAGCAGCTTAAGTAGCAGTATCAGCAAACCTCATAAAGCTAATGATTCAAGGTGGGAAGCCATCCAGGTTGTCCGTGCAAAAGATGGGGCCTTGGGTTTAAACCATTTCAGACTTCTGAAGAGGTTGGGCTGTGGAGATATTGGAAGTGTCTATCTTTCAGAATTGAAGGGTACCAAGTGTTATTTTGCGATGAAGGTCATGGACAAAGGGTCTCTAGCAAGTCGTAAGAAGCTGCTTCGGGCTCAGACAGAAAGAGAGATTCTCCAATCCTTGGACCATCCCTTCCTTCCAACCTTATACACCCATTTTGAGACCGAAAAATTCTCTTGTTTGGTGATGGAGTTCTGCCCAGGAGGTGATTTACACACACTTAGGCAGAGGCAACCTGGGAAGCATTTTTCCGAGCAAGCTGTTAA GTTCTATGTAGCAGAGGTTCTTCTTGCTCTTGAATACCTTCACATGCTTGGGATTGTTTATCGTGACCTGAAGCCAGAGAATGTCCTTGTGAGGGAAGACGGGCACATTATGCTTTCAGATTTTGACCTCTCTCTCCGGTGTGCTGTCAGCCCAACACTGGTCAAGTCCTCTTCTTTTGACACTGAACCCTTACGAAGGAACCCAGTCTATTGTGTCCAACCTACTTGCATTGAACCctcttgtattcagccatcctGTGTGGCCCCAACAACATGTTTTTCCCCTCGCCTATTTTCAAGTAAATCCAAAAAGGACCGGAAACCCAAGAATGAAATTGGAAACCAAGTGAGCCCATTGCCAGAGCTCATTGCAGAGCCAACTGGGGCTCGCTCAATGTCATTTGTGGGGACGCACGAGTACCTTGCACCTGAAATCATCAAGGGTGAAGGTCATGGCAGTGCAGTGGACTGGTGGACCTTTGGAATCTTTCTATATGAGCTACTCTTTGGTAAGACTCCTTTTAAAGGATCCGGGAATCGAGCAACCCTCTTCAATGTTGTGGGTCAGCCACTGCGGTTCCCGGAGTCACCAGTGGTCAGTTTTTCAGCAAGGGATCTGATAAGGGGCTTGCTGGTAAAGGAGCCACAGCACAGATTGGCATATAAACGAGGGGCAACAGAGATCAAACAACACCCCTTCTTCGAGGGTGTCAACTGGGCTTTGATTCGATGTGCGAGCCCTCCCGAGATCCCAAAGCCAGTTGAGATTGAGCGAGTGCCAGCTCCAGCAGCCTCAAGCAGTGAAAAAGCAGCAGCTGCCATGGTGGGGCCTGATCAGAAAAGTTGTGATAATTATCtggaatttgatttcttttaa